A region from the Ovis aries strain OAR_USU_Benz2616 breed Rambouillet chromosome 22, ARS-UI_Ramb_v3.0, whole genome shotgun sequence genome encodes:
- the PPRC1 gene encoding peroxisome proliferator-activated receptor gamma coactivator-related protein 1 isoform X9 translates to MRGEPTDAWQIALALLHEEGDDSGFVSLSRLGPCLRDKDLEMEELILQDGALLGTMHSYMDASLISLIEDFGSLGESRLSLEDQNEVSLLTALTEILDNADSENLSPFDSIPDSELLVSPREGSSLHRLLSLSRTPPERDLITATDPLGPSTGSSRVEMALADPPWDFSPPSFLETSSPKLPSWRPPRSRTRWGQSPPPQQRSDGEEEEELAGFSSEMLAGELNNSVSSIPDFPMHLACPEEEEKTAAAAAAEMAVQAAGDESISSLSELVRAMHPYCLPNLTHLTALEDELQEQPDDLTLPEDCVVLEIVGQAATAGNDLEIPVVVRQIPAGPQPVLLDDTLEVSPALQLLMPPLEVETEVAVPKETLCPKDEGLSLDSKEKLESASMLEPREVMEQVAPKGPQNPPANTMLSSQRARKGRRKKSKEQPAACAEGYTRRLRSASRGQSTAVPEVTSQGGSLPQEDLQREIGPPHGRGKPRAWARAWAAALEKPSSVNLESSTEQASPAKEDPVDLCPSLVDPIQANPVSTHLSLVDSAQADPMPLDSVEADSTVVDPGPTATDTEPVDPVLTNLASANSELVDPLSADAVLADSAAADPAVVVPISDDLSPVDPVLVKSVQVDSVPNDLSPVDPVLVKSRPTDPRRGAVSSAQRNPGGQLLLESESSEPPKDNSLEVREVVGPLKGETGTSATTQEVRPRPLSLSEYRRRRQQRQPGAEERTLQPPAGKWPSLPETPTGLADIPCLVIPPAPAKKTAPQRSPEAPPEAGFGSVGPSPASPSPEPPVSKPMASAPTEQMPSQEKLLPVRLPPPAVQPMPPTMPTALPFPTGGLGMTPVLPLPTNGQAVPSLPPPPLQPPNVPMSLGPVPPDPYTHYAPVAPWPCYPPVSPSGYPCLPPPPTVPLVSGTPGAYAVPPTCNVPWVPPPAPVPPYNSNCTYGPLGWGPGLQHPPFWPAVPPPPLPLTSVGRVVPPPKVEPGGIPAGSPESVPAVPMAPPLSLGAAGQGAPQTEPIQVEVKLVPASPHLKHKASSPVHSPRIKAPPCVSAENVAIEEPASERLKPEPQETRPKEKPPSPVAKAVPTPAPRQGATTKLPAVHPARLRKLSFLPTPRTQGPEAVVQAFISEIGIEASDLSSLLEQFEKSEAKKECPPPAPADSLAVGNSGSVDTPQEKRPLDRLQAPELANVAGLTPPATPPHQLWKPLAAVSLLAKAKSPKSTAQERTLKPEGVTEAKHPAAARLHEGVRGPSPVHVGSGDHDYCVRSRTPPKKTPALVIPEVGSRWNVKRHQDITIKPVLSLGSVTSVPPGTAASQKPLDHRTSKEQADPQTPCIAPSALLSPEASPCRNDMNTRTLPDPSAKQQSVRCYRKACRSASPPSRGWQGRRGRSSRSVSSGSTRTSEASSSSSSSSSSSSRSRSRSLSPPHKRWRRSSCSSSGRSRRCSSSSSSSSSSSSSSSSSSSSRSRSRSPSPRRRSDRRRRYSSYRSHDHYQRQRVLQKERAIEERRVVFIGKIPGRMTRSELKQRFSVFGEIEECTIHFRVQGDNYGFVTYRYAEEAFAAIESGHKLRQADEQPFDLCFGGRRQFCKRSYSDLDSNREDFDPAPVKSKFDSLDFDTLLKQAQKNLRR, encoded by the exons GCGCTGCTGCACGAGGAGGGCGATGATTCTGGCTTTGTCAGTCTGTCTCGGCTGGGCCCCTGTTTGAGGGACAAGGACCTGGAGATGGAGGAGTTGATATTGCAGGATGGGGCGCTGCTGGGGACCATGCACAGCTATATGGATGCCTCCCTCATCTCCCTCATTGAAGATTTTGGTAGCCTTGGAGAG AGCAGATTATCTCTGGAGGACCAGAATGAAGTGTCACTGCTCACAGCTCTGACGGAGATCTTGGACAATGCAGATTCTGAGAACCTATCTCCATTTGACAGCATTCCTGACTCGGAGCTGCTCGTGTCACCTCGGGAGGGCTCCTCT CTGCACAGGTTGCTCAGCCTCTCTCGGACACCCCCAGAACGTGACCTCATCACTGCAACTGACCCACTGGGGCCCAGCACAGGCAGTAGTAGA GTTGAGATGGCGCTCGCAGATCCCCCTTGGGACTTCTCTCCACCTTCCTTCTTGGAGACCTCCTCCCCTAAGCTTCCTAGTTGGAGACCCCCAAGGTCAAGAACCCGCTGGGGCCagtcccctcctccccagcagcGTAGtgatggggaggaagaggaggagctggCTGGCTTCAGCAGTGAGATGCTTGCTGGGGAGCTTAACAACTCTGTGAGCAGCATCCCAGACTTCCCCATGCACCTAGCCTGtcctgaggaggaagagaaaacagcagcagcagcagcagcagagatggcaGTACAGGCAGCTGGAGACGAGAGCATCTCCTCCTTAAGTGAGCTGGTGCGGGCCATGCACCCGTACTGCCTGCCCAACCTCACCCACCTGACAGCGCTCGAGGATGAGCTTCAGGAGCAGCCAGATGACTTGACACTGCCTGAGGattgtgtggtgctggagattgTGGGTCAGGCGGCCACAGCTGGCAATGACCTGGAGATCCCAGTTGTGGTGCGACAGATCCCTGCTGGCCCCCAGCCTGTGCTCCTGGATGACACACTAGAGGTCAGTCCGGCCTTGCAGCTGCTCATGCCACCACTAGAGGTGGAGACAGAGGTTGCTGTTCCCAAGGAAACCCTCTGCCCTAAGGATGAGGGCTTGTCACTGGACTCAAAGGAAAAGTTGGAGTCAGCCTCCATGTTGGAGCCCAGGGAGGTCATGGAGCAGGTGGCGCCCAAGGGGCCTCAGAACCCACCAGCCAACACAATGCTAAGTTCCCAGAGGGCTCgaaagggcaggaggaagaagagcaAGGAGCAGCCAGCTGCCTGTGCAGAGGGCTACACCAGGAGGCTGAGGTCGGCCTCTCGTGGGCAGTCTACAGCTGTTCCAGAGGTGACCTCTCAAGGAGGCAGCCTGCCTCAGGAGGACCTTCAAAGAGAGATTGGGCCTCCCCATGGTAGAGGGAAGCCCCGAGCTTGGGCTCGGGCCTGGGCAGCTGCCTTGGAGAAGCCCAGCTCTGTGAACTTGGAGAGCAGTACTGAGCAAGCTAGTCCTGCTAAAGAAGATCCTGTAGACCTCTGCCCCAGCCTGGTTGACCCTATCCAAGCCAACCCTGTTTCAACGCATCTCTCACTGGTCGACTCTGCTCAAGCTGACCCCATGCCACTTGACTCTGTTGAAGCTGATTCCACTGTAGTTGACCCTGGTCCCACTGCGACTGACACTGAACCTGTTGACCCTGTGCTAACTAACCTTGCTTCAGCGAACTCAGAGCTGGTTGACCCTCTCTCAGCTGATGCAGTCCTGGCTGACTCAGCAGCAGCTGACCCTGCAGTGGTTGTTCCCATCTCAGACGACTTGTCTCCAGTTGACCCTGTCCTGGTCAAGTCAGTACAGGTTGACTCTGTTCCCAATGACCTGTCTCCAGTTGACCCTGTACTGGTTAAGTCTAGGCCAACTGATCCCAGACGTGGTGCAGTATCATCAGCCCAGAGGAATCCAGGTGGCCAGCTCCTCCTGGAATCAGAGTCCTCAGAACCCCCAAAGGACAACAGTCTTGAAGTCAGGGAGGTTGTAGGTCCTCTGAAGGGAGAAACTGGTACCAGTGCCACAACCCAGGAAGTCAGGCCTCGGCCTCTTAGCCTATCTGAGTACCGGCGACGAAGGCAGCAGCGCCAGCCAGGGGCCGAAGAGAGGACCCTTCAGCCTCCTGCTGGGAAGTGGCCCAGCCTCCCAGAAACTCCCACAGGGCTGGCAGACATCCCTTGTCTTGTCATCCCTCCAGCCCCAGCCAAGAAGACAGCTCCGCAGAGAAGTCCTGAGGCTCCTCCTGAGGCTGGCTTTGGGTCTGtgggccccagccctgcctctcctAGTCCTGAGCCACCTGTGAGCAAACCTATGGCCTCAGCTCCTACTGAGCAGATGCCATCCCAAGAGAAACTGCTGCCAGTAAGACTgccacctcctgctgtgcagcccatGCCCCCCACAATGCCCACTGCTCTGCCTTTTCCAACTGGTGGGCTTGGCATGACTCCTGTGCTGCCCCTTCCCACAAATGGGCAAGCTGTGCCCAGTCTGCCTCCACCACCCTTGCAGCCTCCTAATGTTCCGATGTCTCTGGGGCCAGTGCCACCTGATCCCTATACTCACTATGCCCCTGTGGCACCCTGGCCTTGTTatcctcctgtgtctccttctggCTATCCTTGCCTGCCCCCCCCTCCAACGGTGCCCCTAGTGTCTGGTACTCCAGGTGCCTATGCTGTGCCCCCCACTTGCAATGTGCCTTGGGtacctcctcctgccccagtcccACCGTATAATTCCAACTGTACCTACGGGCCCTTGGGATGGGGCCCAGGGCTGCAACACCCTCCGTTCTGGCCTGCTGTCCCCCCACCTCCTTTGCCACTAACCTCAGTTGGAAGAGTTGTCCCCCCACCCAAGGTGGAGCCTGGTGGCATCCCAGCTGGCTCTCCTGAAAGTGTGCCAGCTGTGCCGATGGCTCCTCCCCTCAGTCTTGGGGCAGCTGGCCAGGGAGCTCCACAGACAGAGCCCATCCAGGTGGAGGTCAAGCTAGTGCCTGCATCTCCCCATCTGAAACACAAGGCGTCCTCCCCAGTGCACAGCCCTCGGATCAAGGCTCCACCGTGTGTGTCTGCTGAGAATGTGGCTATTGAGGAGCCTGCATCAGAGAGGCTAAAGCCTGAGCCACAGGAGACTAGGCCCAAGGAGAAACCACCCTCTCCTGTTGCCAAGGCTGTTCCCACACCGGCACCAAGGCAGGGTGCTACCACCAAACTGCCTGCTGTCCACCCAGCCCGTCTAAGGAAACTGTCCTTTCTACCTACCCCTCGTACCCAGGGTCCTGAGGCCGTGGTGCAGGCTTTCATCAGTGAGATTG GAATTGAGGCGTCGGACCTGTCCAGTCTGCTGGAGCAATTTGAGAAATCAGAAG ccaaaaaggAGTGCCCTCCCCCGGCTCCTGCTGACAGCCTGGCTGTAGGAAACTCAGG CAGCGTTGACACTCCCCAGGAGAAGAGGCCCCTAGACCGGTTACAAGCCCCAGAACTGGCCAACGTGGCAG GGCTCACCCCTCCAGCTACCCCTCCCCATCAGTTATGGAAGCCCCTGGCTGCTGTCTCTCTGCTGGCCAAAGCCAAATCTCCTAAGTCCACCGCCCAGGAGCGAACCCTGAAGCCTGAAGGAGTTACAGAGGCCAAACATCCAGCTGCAGCCCGCCTCCACGAAGGGGTCCGTGGCCCTAGTCCAGTCCATGTGGGCTCTGGGGACCATGACTATTGTGTTCGGAGCaggacccccccaaaaaagacgCCTGCCCTAGTCATTCCAGAGGTGGGCTCCCGATGGAACGTCAAACGCCATCAGGATATCACCATCAAGCCTGTCTTGTCCCTGGGCTCAGTCACCTCTGTGCCTCCAGGCACAGCTGCCTCCCAGAAGCCACTTGATCACAGGACTAGCAAAGAGCAGGCAGATCCCCAAACTCCTTGCATTGCCCCATCTGCCTTGCTGTCCCCTGAGGCCTCACCCTGCCGGAATGACATGAACACTAGGACTCTCCCTGATCCCTCAGCCAAGCAGCAGTCAGTGCGCTGTTATCGAAAAGCCTGCAGGTCAGCCAGCCCCCCAAGCCGGGGCTGGCAAGGCCGCCGTGGCCGCAGCAGCCGTTCTGTCAGCTCTGGGTCCACCCGGACCAGCGAAGcatcttcctcctcatcctcatCGTCGTCTTCCTCATCCCGATCCCGGTCCCGGTCCCTCTCCCCCCCACACAAGAGGTGGCGAAG GTCCAGTTGCAGTTCTTCTGGACGTTCCCGAAGatgctcttcctcttcctcctcctcatcttcctcctcctcttcctcatcctcATCATCTAGTTCCCGAAGCCGATCCCGCTCTCCATCTCCTCGCCGGAGAAGTGACAGGAGGCGGCG GTACAGTTCTTATCGTTCACATGACCATTACCAAAGGCAGAGAGTACTGCAGAAGGAGCGTGCAATA GAAGAGAGAAGAGTGGTCTTCATTGGGAAGATACCTGGCCGCATGACTCGGTCAGAGCTGAAACAGAGGTTCTCTGTTTTTGGGGAGATTGAGGAGTGCACCATCCACTTCCGTGTCCAAGG tGACAACTATGGCTTCGTCACTTACCGGTATGCCGAGGAGGCATTTGCAGCCATTGAGAGTGGCCACAAGCTGAGGCAGGCGGATGAACAGCCCTTTGATCTCTGCTTTGGGGGCCGCAGGCAGTTCTGCAAGAGAAGCTATTCTGATCTTG ACTCCAACCGGGAAGACTTTGACCCTGCTCCTGTAAAGAGCAAATTTGATTCTCTTGACTTTGACACATTGTTGAAACAGGCCCAGAAGAACCTCAGGAGGTAA
- the PPRC1 gene encoding peroxisome proliferator-activated receptor gamma coactivator-related protein 1 isoform X8, whose product MRGEPTDAWQIALALLHEEGDDSGFVSLSRLGPCLRDKDLEMEELILQDGALLGTMHSYMDASLISLIEDFGSLGESRLSLEDQNEVSLLTALTEILDNADSENLSPFDSIPDSELLVSPREGSSLHRLLSLSRTPPERDLITATDPLGPSTGSSRVEMALADPPWDFSPPSFLETSSPKLPSWRPPRSRTRWGQSPPPQQRSDGEEEEELAGFSSEMLAGELNNSVSSIPDFPMHLACPEEEEKTAAAAAAEMAVQAAGDESISSLSELVRAMHPYCLPNLTHLTALEDELQEQPDDLTLPEDCVVLEIVGQAATAGNDLEIPVVVRQIPAGPQPVLLDDTLEVSPALQLLMPPLEVETEVAVPKETLCPKDEGLSLDSKEKLESASMLEPREVMEQVAPKGPQNPPANTMLSSQRARKGRRKKSKEQPAACAEGYTRRLRSASRGQSTAVPEVTSQGGSLPQEDLQREIGPPHGRGKPRAWARAWAAALEKPSSVNLESSTEQASPAKEDPVDLCPSLVDPIQANPVSTHLSLVDSAQADPMPLDSVEADSTVVDPGPTATDTEPVDPVLTNLASANSELVDPLSADAVLADSAAADPAVVVPISDDLSPVDPVLVKSVQVDSVPNDLSPVDPVLVKSRPTDPRRGAVSSAQRNPGGQLLLESESSEPPKDNSLEVREVVGPLKGETGTSATTQEVRPRPLSLSEYRRRRQQRQPGAEERTLQPPAGKWPSLPETPTGLADIPCLVIPPAPAKKTAPQRSPEAPPEAGFGSVGPSPASPSPEPPVSKPMASAPTEQMPSQEKLLPVRLPPPAVQPMPPTMPTALPFPTGGLGMTPVLPLPTNGQAVPSLPPPPLQPPNVPMSLGPVPPDPYTHYAPVAPWPCYPPVSPSGYPCLPPPPTVPLVSGTPGAYAVPPTCNVPWVPPPAPVPPYNSNCTYGPLGWGPGLQHPPFWPAVPPPPLPLTSVGRVVPPPKVEPGGIPAGSPESVPAVPMAPPLSLGAAGQGAPQTEPIQVEVKLVPASPHLKHKASSPVHSPRIKAPPCVSAENVAIEEPASERLKPEPQETRPKEKPPSPVAKAVPTPAPRQGATTKLPAVHPARLRKLSFLPTPRTQGPEAVVQAFISEIGIEASDLSSLLEQFEKSEAKKECPPPAPADSLAVGNSGVDTPQEKRPLDRLQAPELANVAGLTPPATPPHQLWKPLAAVSLLAKAKSPKSTAQERTLKPEGVTEAKHPAAARLHEGVRGPSPVHVGSGDHDYCVRSRTPPKKTPALVIPEVGSRWNVKRHQDITIKPVLSLGSVTSVPPGTAASQKPLDHRTSKEQADPQTPCIAPSALLSPEASPCRNDMNTRTLPDPSAKQQSVRCYRKACRSASPPSRGWQGRRGRSSRSVSSGSTRTSEASSSSSSSSSSSSRSRSRSLSPPHKRWRRSSCSSSGRSRRCSSSSSSSSSSSSSSSSSSSSRSRSRSPSPRRRSDRRRRYSSYRSHDHYQRQRVLQKERAIEERRVVFIGKIPGRMTRSELKQRFSVFGEIEECTIHFRVQGDNYGFVTYRYAEEAFAAIESGHKLRQADEQPFDLCFGGRRQFCKRSYSDLGEWREALSLWYAPSPPWKNPQPFERQTCLPLTHEGLKGWDERRNGGSSVF is encoded by the exons GCGCTGCTGCACGAGGAGGGCGATGATTCTGGCTTTGTCAGTCTGTCTCGGCTGGGCCCCTGTTTGAGGGACAAGGACCTGGAGATGGAGGAGTTGATATTGCAGGATGGGGCGCTGCTGGGGACCATGCACAGCTATATGGATGCCTCCCTCATCTCCCTCATTGAAGATTTTGGTAGCCTTGGAGAG AGCAGATTATCTCTGGAGGACCAGAATGAAGTGTCACTGCTCACAGCTCTGACGGAGATCTTGGACAATGCAGATTCTGAGAACCTATCTCCATTTGACAGCATTCCTGACTCGGAGCTGCTCGTGTCACCTCGGGAGGGCTCCTCT CTGCACAGGTTGCTCAGCCTCTCTCGGACACCCCCAGAACGTGACCTCATCACTGCAACTGACCCACTGGGGCCCAGCACAGGCAGTAGTAGA GTTGAGATGGCGCTCGCAGATCCCCCTTGGGACTTCTCTCCACCTTCCTTCTTGGAGACCTCCTCCCCTAAGCTTCCTAGTTGGAGACCCCCAAGGTCAAGAACCCGCTGGGGCCagtcccctcctccccagcagcGTAGtgatggggaggaagaggaggagctggCTGGCTTCAGCAGTGAGATGCTTGCTGGGGAGCTTAACAACTCTGTGAGCAGCATCCCAGACTTCCCCATGCACCTAGCCTGtcctgaggaggaagagaaaacagcagcagcagcagcagcagagatggcaGTACAGGCAGCTGGAGACGAGAGCATCTCCTCCTTAAGTGAGCTGGTGCGGGCCATGCACCCGTACTGCCTGCCCAACCTCACCCACCTGACAGCGCTCGAGGATGAGCTTCAGGAGCAGCCAGATGACTTGACACTGCCTGAGGattgtgtggtgctggagattgTGGGTCAGGCGGCCACAGCTGGCAATGACCTGGAGATCCCAGTTGTGGTGCGACAGATCCCTGCTGGCCCCCAGCCTGTGCTCCTGGATGACACACTAGAGGTCAGTCCGGCCTTGCAGCTGCTCATGCCACCACTAGAGGTGGAGACAGAGGTTGCTGTTCCCAAGGAAACCCTCTGCCCTAAGGATGAGGGCTTGTCACTGGACTCAAAGGAAAAGTTGGAGTCAGCCTCCATGTTGGAGCCCAGGGAGGTCATGGAGCAGGTGGCGCCCAAGGGGCCTCAGAACCCACCAGCCAACACAATGCTAAGTTCCCAGAGGGCTCgaaagggcaggaggaagaagagcaAGGAGCAGCCAGCTGCCTGTGCAGAGGGCTACACCAGGAGGCTGAGGTCGGCCTCTCGTGGGCAGTCTACAGCTGTTCCAGAGGTGACCTCTCAAGGAGGCAGCCTGCCTCAGGAGGACCTTCAAAGAGAGATTGGGCCTCCCCATGGTAGAGGGAAGCCCCGAGCTTGGGCTCGGGCCTGGGCAGCTGCCTTGGAGAAGCCCAGCTCTGTGAACTTGGAGAGCAGTACTGAGCAAGCTAGTCCTGCTAAAGAAGATCCTGTAGACCTCTGCCCCAGCCTGGTTGACCCTATCCAAGCCAACCCTGTTTCAACGCATCTCTCACTGGTCGACTCTGCTCAAGCTGACCCCATGCCACTTGACTCTGTTGAAGCTGATTCCACTGTAGTTGACCCTGGTCCCACTGCGACTGACACTGAACCTGTTGACCCTGTGCTAACTAACCTTGCTTCAGCGAACTCAGAGCTGGTTGACCCTCTCTCAGCTGATGCAGTCCTGGCTGACTCAGCAGCAGCTGACCCTGCAGTGGTTGTTCCCATCTCAGACGACTTGTCTCCAGTTGACCCTGTCCTGGTCAAGTCAGTACAGGTTGACTCTGTTCCCAATGACCTGTCTCCAGTTGACCCTGTACTGGTTAAGTCTAGGCCAACTGATCCCAGACGTGGTGCAGTATCATCAGCCCAGAGGAATCCAGGTGGCCAGCTCCTCCTGGAATCAGAGTCCTCAGAACCCCCAAAGGACAACAGTCTTGAAGTCAGGGAGGTTGTAGGTCCTCTGAAGGGAGAAACTGGTACCAGTGCCACAACCCAGGAAGTCAGGCCTCGGCCTCTTAGCCTATCTGAGTACCGGCGACGAAGGCAGCAGCGCCAGCCAGGGGCCGAAGAGAGGACCCTTCAGCCTCCTGCTGGGAAGTGGCCCAGCCTCCCAGAAACTCCCACAGGGCTGGCAGACATCCCTTGTCTTGTCATCCCTCCAGCCCCAGCCAAGAAGACAGCTCCGCAGAGAAGTCCTGAGGCTCCTCCTGAGGCTGGCTTTGGGTCTGtgggccccagccctgcctctcctAGTCCTGAGCCACCTGTGAGCAAACCTATGGCCTCAGCTCCTACTGAGCAGATGCCATCCCAAGAGAAACTGCTGCCAGTAAGACTgccacctcctgctgtgcagcccatGCCCCCCACAATGCCCACTGCTCTGCCTTTTCCAACTGGTGGGCTTGGCATGACTCCTGTGCTGCCCCTTCCCACAAATGGGCAAGCTGTGCCCAGTCTGCCTCCACCACCCTTGCAGCCTCCTAATGTTCCGATGTCTCTGGGGCCAGTGCCACCTGATCCCTATACTCACTATGCCCCTGTGGCACCCTGGCCTTGTTatcctcctgtgtctccttctggCTATCCTTGCCTGCCCCCCCCTCCAACGGTGCCCCTAGTGTCTGGTACTCCAGGTGCCTATGCTGTGCCCCCCACTTGCAATGTGCCTTGGGtacctcctcctgccccagtcccACCGTATAATTCCAACTGTACCTACGGGCCCTTGGGATGGGGCCCAGGGCTGCAACACCCTCCGTTCTGGCCTGCTGTCCCCCCACCTCCTTTGCCACTAACCTCAGTTGGAAGAGTTGTCCCCCCACCCAAGGTGGAGCCTGGTGGCATCCCAGCTGGCTCTCCTGAAAGTGTGCCAGCTGTGCCGATGGCTCCTCCCCTCAGTCTTGGGGCAGCTGGCCAGGGAGCTCCACAGACAGAGCCCATCCAGGTGGAGGTCAAGCTAGTGCCTGCATCTCCCCATCTGAAACACAAGGCGTCCTCCCCAGTGCACAGCCCTCGGATCAAGGCTCCACCGTGTGTGTCTGCTGAGAATGTGGCTATTGAGGAGCCTGCATCAGAGAGGCTAAAGCCTGAGCCACAGGAGACTAGGCCCAAGGAGAAACCACCCTCTCCTGTTGCCAAGGCTGTTCCCACACCGGCACCAAGGCAGGGTGCTACCACCAAACTGCCTGCTGTCCACCCAGCCCGTCTAAGGAAACTGTCCTTTCTACCTACCCCTCGTACCCAGGGTCCTGAGGCCGTGGTGCAGGCTTTCATCAGTGAGATTG GAATTGAGGCGTCGGACCTGTCCAGTCTGCTGGAGCAATTTGAGAAATCAGAAG ccaaaaaggAGTGCCCTCCCCCGGCTCCTGCTGACAGCCTGGCTGTAGGAAACTCAGG CGTTGACACTCCCCAGGAGAAGAGGCCCCTAGACCGGTTACAAGCCCCAGAACTGGCCAACGTGGCAG GGCTCACCCCTCCAGCTACCCCTCCCCATCAGTTATGGAAGCCCCTGGCTGCTGTCTCTCTGCTGGCCAAAGCCAAATCTCCTAAGTCCACCGCCCAGGAGCGAACCCTGAAGCCTGAAGGAGTTACAGAGGCCAAACATCCAGCTGCAGCCCGCCTCCACGAAGGGGTCCGTGGCCCTAGTCCAGTCCATGTGGGCTCTGGGGACCATGACTATTGTGTTCGGAGCaggacccccccaaaaaagacgCCTGCCCTAGTCATTCCAGAGGTGGGCTCCCGATGGAACGTCAAACGCCATCAGGATATCACCATCAAGCCTGTCTTGTCCCTGGGCTCAGTCACCTCTGTGCCTCCAGGCACAGCTGCCTCCCAGAAGCCACTTGATCACAGGACTAGCAAAGAGCAGGCAGATCCCCAAACTCCTTGCATTGCCCCATCTGCCTTGCTGTCCCCTGAGGCCTCACCCTGCCGGAATGACATGAACACTAGGACTCTCCCTGATCCCTCAGCCAAGCAGCAGTCAGTGCGCTGTTATCGAAAAGCCTGCAGGTCAGCCAGCCCCCCAAGCCGGGGCTGGCAAGGCCGCCGTGGCCGCAGCAGCCGTTCTGTCAGCTCTGGGTCCACCCGGACCAGCGAAGcatcttcctcctcatcctcatCGTCGTCTTCCTCATCCCGATCCCGGTCCCGGTCCCTCTCCCCCCCACACAAGAGGTGGCGAAG GTCCAGTTGCAGTTCTTCTGGACGTTCCCGAAGatgctcttcctcttcctcctcctcatcttcctcctcctcttcctcatcctcATCATCTAGTTCCCGAAGCCGATCCCGCTCTCCATCTCCTCGCCGGAGAAGTGACAGGAGGCGGCG GTACAGTTCTTATCGTTCACATGACCATTACCAAAGGCAGAGAGTACTGCAGAAGGAGCGTGCAATA GAAGAGAGAAGAGTGGTCTTCATTGGGAAGATACCTGGCCGCATGACTCGGTCAGAGCTGAAACAGAGGTTCTCTGTTTTTGGGGAGATTGAGGAGTGCACCATCCACTTCCGTGTCCAAGG tGACAACTATGGCTTCGTCACTTACCGGTATGCCGAGGAGGCATTTGCAGCCATTGAGAGTGGCCACAAGCTGAGGCAGGCGGATGAACAGCCCTTTGATCTCTGCTTTGGGGGCCGCAGGCAGTTCTGCAAGAGAAGCTATTCTGATCTTGGTGAGTGGAGGGAGGCCCTGAGCCTTTGGTATGCTCCATCTCCTCCCTGGAAGAATCCCCAGCCTTTTGAGAGGCAGACTTGTCTTCCTCTGACACATGAAGGGCTTAAAGGGTGGGATGAGAGGAGAAATGGGGGCTCTTCTGTCTTTTGA